From a region of the Streptomyces sp. NBC_01454 genome:
- a CDS encoding IucA/IucC family protein, translating into MTAAGRPTAQEAVAHLTPARWARANRLLLRKALAEFTHERLLTPRRLPPDGRYALRSDDDTTEYRFAARRQALDHWQIDADSITRHRDDAELPLDSLEFFLEFRDSLGLDATVLPVYLEEISSTLSGTAYQLAAKQPTAAELARSGFQDIETGMTEGHPCFVANNGRLGFGIHEYHAYAPETASPLQLIWLAARRDRATFTAGAGLDYDTLIRGELPRHTRDRFTTTLTGLGLDPDDYYLFPTHPWQWWNKLSVTFAAEVAQQHLVCLGPGDDTYLAQQSLRTFFNTTTPTGHYVKTALSVLNMGFMRGLSASYMEATPAINDWLARLIAADDTFRAARFSIIRERAAIGYHHRAYEAATAKGSPYRKMLAALWRESPVATLEPGRRLATMASLLHTDDEGGSFAAALIEESGLAPATWLRRYLDAYLTPVLHAFYAYDLVFMPHGENAILVLEDGAVARVVFKDIAEEIAVMDPDAVLPPAVERIRADVPEDKKLLSVFTDVFDCFFRFLSGTLDDRGLLDEGTFWRTVAECVLDYQASAPHLADKFARYDLFAEEFALSCLNRLQLRNNQEMVDLQDPAGALQLIGTLRNPLAPHAPAS; encoded by the coding sequence ATGACCGCCGCCGGCCGGCCCACCGCCCAGGAAGCCGTCGCCCACCTCACCCCCGCGCGGTGGGCCCGCGCCAACCGCCTGCTGCTGCGCAAGGCCCTCGCCGAGTTCACCCATGAACGGCTGCTCACCCCCAGGCGCCTGCCGCCGGACGGCCGGTACGCGCTGCGCAGCGACGACGACACCACCGAATACCGCTTCGCCGCCCGCAGACAGGCACTGGACCACTGGCAGATCGACGCCGACAGCATCACCCGCCACCGCGACGACGCCGAACTCCCCCTGGACTCCCTGGAGTTCTTCCTCGAATTCCGCGACTCCCTGGGCCTCGACGCCACAGTCCTCCCCGTCTACCTGGAGGAGATCAGCTCCACGCTCTCCGGCACCGCCTACCAACTCGCCGCGAAGCAGCCCACCGCCGCCGAACTCGCCCGCTCCGGCTTCCAGGACATTGAGACCGGGATGACCGAGGGCCATCCCTGCTTCGTCGCCAACAACGGCCGCCTCGGCTTCGGCATCCACGAGTACCACGCCTACGCCCCGGAGACCGCCAGCCCCCTCCAGCTGATCTGGCTGGCCGCCCGCCGCGACCGCGCCACCTTCACCGCCGGCGCCGGCCTCGACTACGACACCCTGATACGCGGCGAACTCCCCCGCCACACCCGCGACCGCTTCACCACCACCCTCACCGGCCTCGGTCTCGATCCCGACGACTACTACCTCTTCCCCACCCACCCCTGGCAGTGGTGGAACAAGCTCTCCGTCACCTTCGCCGCCGAGGTCGCCCAGCAGCATCTGGTGTGCCTGGGCCCCGGCGACGACACCTACCTCGCCCAGCAGTCCCTGCGCACCTTCTTCAACACCACCACCCCCACCGGCCACTACGTCAAAACGGCGCTCTCGGTGCTCAACATGGGCTTCATGCGCGGCCTGTCCGCCTCCTACATGGAGGCCACCCCGGCCATCAACGACTGGCTCGCCCGCCTGATCGCCGCCGACGACACCTTCCGGGCCGCCCGGTTCTCGATCATCCGCGAGCGCGCCGCCATCGGCTACCACCACCGCGCCTACGAGGCCGCCACCGCCAAGGGCTCCCCGTACCGCAAAATGCTCGCCGCCCTCTGGCGCGAAAGCCCCGTCGCCACCCTCGAACCGGGCCGGCGGCTCGCCACGATGGCGTCCCTCCTCCACACCGACGACGAGGGCGGGTCCTTCGCCGCGGCCCTCATCGAGGAGTCCGGCCTGGCCCCCGCCACCTGGCTGCGCCGCTACCTCGACGCGTACCTGACCCCGGTCCTGCACGCCTTCTACGCCTACGACCTGGTCTTCATGCCCCACGGCGAGAACGCCATCCTGGTCCTCGAGGACGGCGCCGTGGCCCGGGTCGTCTTCAAGGACATCGCCGAGGAAATCGCCGTCATGGACCCCGACGCGGTCCTGCCCCCGGCCGTCGAACGCATCCGCGCCGACGTCCCCGAGGACAAAAAGCTCCTCTCGGTCTTCACCGATGTCTTCGACTGCTTCTTCCGCTTCCTGAGCGGCACCCTCGACGACCGCGGCCTCCTCGACGAGGGCACCTTCTGGCGCACGGTCGCCGAGTGCGTCCTCGACTACCAGGCGTCCGCGCCCCACCTCGCCGACAAGTTCGCCCGGTACGACTTGTTCGCCGAGGAGTTCGCCCTCTCCTGCCTCAACCGCCTCCAGCTGCGCAACAACCAGGAGATGGTCGACCTCCAGGACCCCGCGGGCGCCCTCCAGCTCATCGGCACCCTCCGCAACCCGCTCGCCCCCCACGCACCGGCCTCCTGA
- a CDS encoding GAF domain-containing sensor histidine kinase, with the protein MTNGPGAGIPAVSTAILAMSRHLEVRDVLKTIVASARELLDAEYAALGVPDDHGGFAQFVVDGVSAEQWKAIGPLPRQHGILAAMLHNATPERLADVREDPRFGGWPAAHPDMSDFLGLPVADGDEILGALFLANKRCSEPAPAREGGCRFTEDDERLLGILAQHAAIALTNARLYERSRELTIAGERARLAHELHDAVAQKLFSLRLTAQAATALVDRDPARAKDELHQVAALAAEAADELRAAVIELRPAALDEDGLIATLRSQVQVLDRAHSAHVTFAAHSVRALPAAQEEAVLRVAQEALHNALRHSGAGRVEVTLTRSGPGALLRIADDGCGFDPALVRRAGRHLGLVSMHDRAGGVGGMLRVESEPGKGTAVEMEVPGG; encoded by the coding sequence GGCCTCGGCCCGCGAGTTGCTGGACGCCGAATACGCCGCCCTGGGGGTGCCCGACGATCACGGCGGCTTCGCCCAGTTCGTGGTGGACGGCGTGAGCGCCGAGCAGTGGAAGGCCATCGGTCCGCTGCCCCGCCAGCACGGCATCCTCGCCGCGATGCTGCACAACGCCACCCCCGAGCGGCTCGCCGACGTCCGCGAGGACCCCCGCTTCGGCGGCTGGCCGGCCGCGCACCCGGACATGTCCGACTTCCTCGGCCTGCCGGTCGCCGACGGCGACGAGATCCTCGGCGCCCTCTTCCTGGCCAACAAGCGCTGCTCCGAGCCCGCTCCTGCCCGCGAGGGCGGCTGCCGCTTCACCGAGGACGACGAGCGGCTGCTCGGCATACTCGCCCAGCACGCCGCCATCGCACTGACCAACGCCCGTCTCTACGAACGCAGCCGCGAGCTGACCATCGCCGGGGAGCGCGCCCGGCTCGCCCACGAGCTGCACGACGCGGTGGCCCAGAAGCTCTTCTCGCTCCGCCTCACCGCCCAGGCGGCCACCGCCCTGGTCGACCGCGACCCGGCCCGCGCCAAGGACGAGCTGCACCAGGTCGCCGCGCTGGCCGCGGAGGCCGCCGACGAACTGCGGGCCGCCGTCATCGAGCTGCGGCCCGCGGCCCTGGACGAGGACGGCCTGATCGCCACCCTGCGCTCCCAGGTCCAGGTCCTCGACCGCGCCCACTCCGCACACGTCACCTTCGCGGCCCACAGCGTCCGGGCCCTGCCCGCCGCCCAGGAGGAGGCCGTGCTCCGCGTCGCCCAGGAGGCGCTGCACAATGCCCTGCGGCACTCCGGAGCCGGGCGCGTCGAGGTGACCCTCACCCGGAGCGGCCCGGGCGCGCTGCTGCGGATCGCCGACGACGGCTGCGGCTTCGACCCGGCACTCGTCCGCCGGGCCGGCCGCCATCTCGGCCTGGTGTCGATGCATGACCGCGCCGGCGGTGTCGGCGGAATGCTCAGGGTGGAGTCGGAGCCCGGCAAGGGCACCGCTGTCGAGATGGAGGTGCCCGGTGGCTGA
- a CDS encoding GNAT family N-acetyltransferase, translated as MNEHSARIPGQRPPSASEAGPGERPALFTRTDAALGEFALRPVDPAADAELLHGWVTHPKAVFWLMQDCDLAAVEQEFTRIAADPFHDAFLGLHHGTPAFLMERYDPAHRELVGIHTAEPGDVGMHFLTAPSATPLHGFTRAVLTTVMEMLFADPATRRVVVEPDTRNTAVQALNKAVGFEVLRTVSLPAKDACLSTCTREQFLATRGDHR; from the coding sequence ATGAACGAGCACAGCGCGCGCATACCCGGACAGCGCCCGCCGAGCGCCTCCGAGGCCGGGCCCGGCGAGCGGCCGGCCCTCTTCACCCGCACCGACGCCGCGCTCGGGGAGTTCGCCCTGCGCCCCGTCGATCCGGCCGCCGACGCCGAGCTGCTGCACGGCTGGGTCACCCACCCCAAAGCCGTCTTCTGGCTGATGCAGGACTGCGACCTCGCCGCCGTCGAGCAGGAATTCACCCGGATCGCCGCCGATCCCTTCCACGACGCCTTCCTCGGCCTGCACCACGGCACCCCGGCCTTCCTCATGGAGCGCTACGACCCGGCCCACCGGGAGCTGGTCGGCATCCACACCGCCGAGCCCGGCGACGTCGGCATGCACTTCCTCACCGCCCCCAGCGCCACCCCCCTGCACGGCTTCACCCGCGCCGTGCTCACCACCGTCATGGAGATGCTCTTCGCCGACCCGGCCACCCGCCGCGTCGTCGTCGAACCCGACACCCGCAACACCGCCGTCCAGGCCCTGAACAAGGCCGTCGGCTTCGAGGTCCTGCGCACCGTCTCGCTGCCCGCCAAAGACGCCTGCCTCAGCACCTGCACCCGCGAGCAGTTCCTGGCCACCCGAGGAGACCACCGATGA
- a CDS encoding chaplin, translated as MKNIKRAAAITMAASGLALAGAGVASAQSGPQAVGGAVHSPGIVSGNTVQVPVHVPVNACGVTATVIGALNPTFGDPCVNY; from the coding sequence GTGAAGAACATCAAGCGGGCAGCGGCCATCACCATGGCGGCGAGCGGTCTCGCCCTCGCGGGCGCCGGCGTGGCCTCGGCGCAGTCCGGACCGCAGGCCGTCGGCGGCGCGGTGCACTCCCCGGGCATCGTCTCCGGCAACACCGTCCAGGTTCCGGTGCACGTGCCCGTGAACGCCTGCGGTGTCACCGCCACCGTCATCGGTGCGCTCAACCCCACCTTCGGCGACCCCTGCGTCAACTACTGA
- a CDS encoding sulfite exporter TauE/SafE family protein produces the protein MTIWEAVAVFAAGLGAGTINTIVGSGTLITFPVLLAFGLPPVTANVSNTLGLVPGSLSGAFGYRRELVGQRRRVLRFGLTALIGGLGGAILLLALPSKAFDTIVPVLIAVALVLVIAQPRLAAALRARRERNGTTAARDGGWALLLGLLLASAYGGYFGAAQGVLYLSLMGLLLSEDLQRVNALKNVLAAIVNGVAAVFFLFVAHFDWTAVALIAVGSTLGGQLGARVGRRLPPIALRAVIVIVGLLAIAQLLLK, from the coding sequence GTGACCATCTGGGAAGCAGTCGCCGTCTTCGCCGCGGGACTCGGCGCCGGCACGATCAACACCATCGTCGGCTCGGGCACCCTGATCACCTTCCCGGTGCTGCTCGCCTTCGGCCTGCCCCCGGTCACCGCCAATGTCTCCAACACCCTCGGCCTGGTGCCCGGCTCGCTGAGCGGCGCCTTCGGCTACCGCCGGGAACTCGTCGGCCAGCGCCGCCGCGTGCTGCGCTTCGGCCTGACCGCACTGATCGGCGGACTGGGCGGCGCCATCCTGCTGCTCGCCCTGCCCTCGAAGGCCTTCGACACGATCGTCCCCGTGCTGATCGCCGTCGCGCTGGTGCTCGTCATCGCCCAGCCCCGGCTCGCCGCCGCACTCCGCGCCCGCCGCGAGCGCAACGGCACCACCGCCGCCCGCGACGGCGGCTGGGCCCTGCTGCTCGGGCTGCTGCTCGCCAGCGCCTACGGCGGCTACTTCGGCGCCGCCCAGGGCGTGCTCTACCTCTCCCTGATGGGCCTGCTGCTCAGCGAGGACCTGCAGCGCGTCAACGCCCTCAAGAACGTCCTCGCCGCGATCGTCAACGGCGTCGCGGCGGTCTTCTTCCTCTTCGTCGCCCACTTCGACTGGACCGCCGTCGCCCTGATCGCGGTCGGCTCCACCCTCGGCGGCCAGCTCGGCGCCAGGGTGGGCCGCCGGCTGCCGCCCATCGCCCTGCGTGCCGTCATCGTCATCGTCGGCCTGCTGGCCATCGCCCAACTCCTCCTGAAATAA
- a CDS encoding chaplin translates to MNTAKKAALVLATTGLALGAAAGSAFATSGPQAAGAAMQSPGIGSGNLVQVPVHVPVNVGGDTVNVIGVLNPAVGNFTTNN, encoded by the coding sequence ATGAACACCGCCAAGAAGGCCGCCCTCGTTCTCGCCACCACCGGTCTCGCCCTCGGTGCGGCAGCCGGTTCCGCCTTCGCCACCAGCGGCCCGCAGGCCGCCGGTGCGGCGATGCAGTCCCCCGGCATCGGTTCGGGCAACCTCGTCCAGGTCCCCGTGCACGTCCCGGTGAACGTCGGCGGCGACACGGTCAACGTCATCGGTGTGCTCAACCCCGCCGTCGGCAACTTCACTACGAACAACTGA
- a CDS encoding SPFH domain-containing protein yields MEPIIIVLIILVVLVFIALIKTIQVIPQASAAIVERFGRYTRTLNAGLNIVVPFIDSIRNRIDLREQVVPFPPQPVITQDNLVVNIDTVIYYQVTDARAATYEVASYIQAIEQLTVTTLRNIIGGMDLERTLTSREEINAALRGVLDEATGKWGIRVNRVELKAIEPPTSIQDSMEKQMRADRDKRAAILQAEGVRQSQILTAEGEKQSSILRAEGEAKAAALRAEGEAQAIRVVFESIHAGDPDQKLLSYQYLQMLPKIAEGDANKLWIVPSEIGDALKGLGGALGNFAPPTGGGSIPKPSSPHHETPPID; encoded by the coding sequence GTGGAACCGATCATCATCGTCCTGATCATCCTGGTGGTGCTCGTGTTCATCGCACTCATCAAAACGATCCAGGTCATCCCACAGGCCAGCGCCGCCATCGTGGAACGCTTCGGGCGCTACACCCGCACGCTCAACGCCGGCCTGAACATCGTCGTCCCGTTCATCGACTCCATCCGCAACCGCATCGACCTCCGCGAGCAGGTCGTGCCGTTCCCGCCGCAGCCGGTGATCACCCAGGACAACCTCGTCGTCAACATCGACACGGTGATCTACTACCAGGTCACCGACGCCCGCGCCGCGACCTACGAGGTCGCCAGCTACATCCAGGCCATCGAGCAGCTCACCGTCACCACCCTGCGGAACATCATCGGCGGCATGGACCTGGAGCGGACCCTGACCTCCCGTGAGGAGATCAACGCGGCCCTGCGCGGCGTCCTCGACGAGGCCACCGGCAAGTGGGGCATCCGCGTCAACCGCGTCGAGCTGAAGGCCATCGAGCCGCCGACCTCCATCCAGGACTCGATGGAGAAGCAGATGCGCGCCGACCGTGACAAGCGCGCCGCCATCCTCCAGGCCGAAGGTGTCCGGCAGTCCCAGATCCTCACCGCCGAAGGTGAGAAGCAGTCCTCGATCCTGCGCGCCGAGGGTGAGGCCAAGGCCGCGGCCCTGCGCGCCGAGGGTGAGGCCCAGGCGATCCGGGTGGTCTTCGAGTCCATCCACGCGGGCGACCCGGACCAGAAGCTGCTCTCCTACCAGTACCTCCAGATGCTCCCGAAGATCGCCGAAGGCGACGCCAACAAGCTCTGGATCGTGCCCAGCGAGATCGGCGACGCCCTCAAGGGCCTCGGCGGCGCCCTCGGCAACTTCGCCCCGCCGACCGGCGGCGGCTCCATCCCCAAGCCCAGCTCGCCCCACCACGAGACGCCCCCGATCGACTGA
- a CDS encoding sporulation protein, with the protein MGFKKLLASLGAGGASVETVLFEENVVPGGVVQGEVRIQGGSVAQQVEGLSVGLQARVEVESGDEEYKRNIEFTKVQLGGAFEVQPGAAHNVPFGLEIPWETPVTTFLGTHLHGMNVGVTTELAIARAVDSSDLDPVNVHPLPAQQAILDAFGRLGFRFKAADLEKGHIRGTRQRLPFYQEIEFHAPQQYRGLNQVELSFVADDREMDVVLEMDKKPGLFTEGSDTYRSFTVGLNDFEGTDWAAYLNQWLAEVGGKRNWL; encoded by the coding sequence ATGGGATTCAAGAAGCTGCTGGCGAGCCTGGGGGCCGGGGGCGCGTCGGTGGAGACGGTGCTCTTCGAGGAGAACGTCGTCCCGGGCGGGGTCGTGCAGGGCGAGGTGCGGATTCAGGGCGGGTCCGTGGCACAGCAGGTCGAGGGGCTCTCGGTCGGGCTGCAGGCGCGCGTCGAGGTCGAGAGCGGCGACGAGGAGTACAAGCGGAACATCGAGTTCACCAAGGTGCAGCTGGGCGGTGCGTTCGAGGTGCAGCCGGGTGCGGCGCACAATGTGCCGTTCGGGCTGGAGATTCCGTGGGAGACCCCGGTCACCACGTTCCTGGGCACGCATCTGCACGGGATGAACGTCGGGGTGACGACGGAGCTGGCGATCGCCCGCGCCGTGGACTCCAGTGACCTCGACCCGGTGAATGTGCACCCGCTGCCGGCGCAGCAGGCGATCCTGGACGCGTTCGGGCGGCTCGGGTTCCGCTTCAAGGCGGCCGATCTGGAGAAGGGGCACATCCGGGGGACGCGACAGCGGCTGCCCTTCTACCAGGAGATCGAGTTCCATGCGCCGCAGCAGTACCGCGGGCTGAACCAGGTCGAGCTGTCGTTCGTGGCGGACGACCGGGAGATGGACGTCGTCCTGGAGATGGACAAGAAGCCGGGGCTGTTCACGGAGGGGTCGGACACCTACCGGTCGTTCACGGTGGGGCTGAACGACTTCGAGGGGACCGACTGGGCGGCATACCTCAACCAGTGGCTGGCGGAGGTCGGCGGCAAGCGGAACTGGCTCTAA
- a CDS encoding YbhB/YbcL family Raf kinase inhibitor-like protein: MSELKRRPLPHDFHPPVPSFTVLSEEMEEGGTLRAEQIFAEGNRSPQLRWEGAPAGTKSYAVTCYDPDAPTGSGFWHWTLFDIPASVTELPAGAGSGEMKGLPEGAVHVRNDYGTRDFGGAAPPPGDGPHRYVFTVYAVDQEKLGPDADASPAVVGFNLRFHTIGRAQLIAEHEVPAAG, encoded by the coding sequence GTGTCCGAGCTGAAGCGGCGGCCGCTCCCGCACGATTTCCATCCGCCGGTGCCGTCGTTCACGGTGCTGAGCGAGGAGATGGAAGAGGGCGGGACGCTGCGCGCCGAGCAGATCTTCGCCGAGGGGAACCGTTCGCCGCAGCTGCGGTGGGAAGGTGCGCCCGCGGGGACGAAGAGCTACGCCGTCACCTGCTACGACCCGGACGCGCCGACGGGCAGCGGCTTTTGGCACTGGACGCTGTTCGACATCCCGGCGTCGGTGACGGAGCTGCCGGCCGGTGCCGGGTCCGGCGAGATGAAGGGGCTGCCCGAGGGCGCCGTTCATGTCCGTAACGACTACGGGACGCGGGACTTCGGGGGCGCGGCGCCGCCGCCCGGGGACGGTCCGCACCGCTATGTGTTCACGGTGTACGCGGTGGACCAGGAGAAGCTCGGTCCGGACGCGGATGCCTCACCGGCCGTGGTGGGCTTCAATCTGCGGTTCCACACCATCGGGCGGGCCCAGCTGATCGCGGAGCACGAGGTGCCCGCGGCGGGCTGA
- a CDS encoding ABC transporter ATP-binding protein — protein sequence MGEIALMSDVLELVDVSVVREGRALVDQVSWSVKEGERWVILGPNGAGKTTLLNLASSYLFPSSGSASILGEQLGKVDVFDLRPRIGVAGIALADKLPRSQSVLQTVLTAAYGMTASWQENYDEIDEQRARAFLDRLGMTAYLDRKFGTLSEGERKRTLIARAMMTDPELLLLDEPAAGLDLGGREDLVRRLGRLARDPYAPSMIMVTHHVEEIAPGFTHVLMIRQGKVLAAGPLELELTSSNLSHCFGLPLIVERNGNDRWTAQGLPLT from the coding sequence ATGGGAGAGATCGCGCTCATGAGCGATGTGCTGGAGCTGGTGGACGTATCCGTGGTCCGCGAAGGACGGGCTCTGGTGGACCAGGTCTCCTGGTCGGTGAAGGAGGGGGAGCGCTGGGTGATCCTCGGCCCCAACGGCGCCGGCAAGACCACCCTGCTGAATCTCGCCTCCAGCTACCTCTTCCCGAGCTCCGGCAGCGCGTCGATCCTCGGTGAGCAGCTCGGCAAGGTCGACGTCTTCGACCTGCGCCCGCGCATCGGCGTCGCCGGCATCGCGCTCGCCGACAAGCTGCCGCGCAGCCAGAGCGTGCTGCAGACCGTGCTCACCGCCGCGTACGGCATGACCGCGAGCTGGCAGGAGAACTACGACGAGATCGACGAGCAGCGCGCCCGCGCCTTCCTCGACCGTCTCGGCATGACCGCCTACCTCGACCGGAAGTTCGGCACCCTCTCCGAGGGCGAGCGCAAGCGCACCCTGATCGCCCGCGCGATGATGACCGACCCCGAGCTGCTGCTGCTGGACGAGCCGGCCGCCGGCCTCGACCTGGGCGGCCGCGAGGACCTGGTGCGCCGCCTGGGCCGCCTCGCCCGTGACCCGTACGCCCCCTCGATGATCATGGTGACCCACCACGTCGAGGAGATCGCCCCGGGCTTCACCCACGTCCTGATGATCCGTCAGGGCAAGGTCCTGGCGGCCGGCCCGCTCGAGCTGGAACTGACCTCCAGCAACCTCTCCCACTGCTTCGGCCTTCCGCTGATCGTCGAGCGCAACGGCAACGACCGCTGGACGGCGCAGGGTCTGCCCCTGACCTGA
- a CDS encoding DNA-3-methyladenine glycosylase, with protein MADVPERMPLTRDFFARPVVEVAPDLLGRTLLRNTPDGPIELRLTEAEAYDGENDPGSHAYRGRTARNATMFGPPGHAYVYFIYGMWFSLNAVCCPEGKASGVLLRAGEIVTGAELAAGRRPKARNARELAKGPARLATALDIDRSLDGTDLCAGGDAPLSLLHGRPPAPELVRNGPRTGVGGDGADHPWRYWIADDPTVSPYRPHVPRRRTTTAT; from the coding sequence ATGGCCGACGTACCGGAACGAATGCCCCTCACCCGCGACTTCTTCGCCCGTCCCGTCGTGGAGGTGGCCCCCGACCTGCTGGGCCGCACCCTCCTCCGCAACACCCCCGACGGCCCGATCGAACTCCGGCTGACCGAGGCCGAGGCCTACGACGGCGAGAACGACCCCGGCTCCCACGCCTACCGCGGCCGCACCGCACGCAACGCCACCATGTTCGGCCCGCCCGGCCATGCGTACGTCTACTTCATCTACGGCATGTGGTTCAGCCTCAACGCCGTCTGCTGCCCCGAGGGCAAGGCGAGCGGAGTGCTGCTGCGGGCCGGCGAGATCGTCACGGGCGCGGAGTTGGCGGCCGGCCGCCGCCCCAAGGCCCGCAACGCCAGGGAATTGGCCAAGGGCCCCGCCCGCCTGGCCACCGCCCTCGACATCGACCGCAGTCTCGACGGCACCGACCTGTGCGCCGGCGGCGATGCCCCGCTCTCCCTGCTGCACGGCCGCCCGCCTGCCCCGGAACTGGTGCGTAACGGCCCGCGCACCGGCGTCGGCGGAGACGGAGCCGACCACCCCTGGCGTTACTGGATCGCCGACGATCCCACGGTCAGTCCCTACCGCCCGCACGTCCCCCGGCGCCGCACGACCACCGCTACTTGA
- a CDS encoding HNH endonuclease: protein MRETLVLNASFEPLSTVSLRRAVVLVMQDKAVVEHAHPGLRIRAASVDVPVPQVIRLSRYVRVPFRRRAPWSRRGVLVRDQHRCAYCGRRATTVDHVVPRSHGGGDTWLNTVASCAEDNHRKADRTPEQAGMQLLRRPFEPTPADALLSTLGVSVRDGLPEWLPLPA from the coding sequence ATGCGCGAGACGCTGGTGCTGAATGCGAGCTTCGAGCCGCTGTCGACGGTGTCGCTGCGGCGTGCGGTGGTGCTGGTCATGCAGGACAAGGCCGTCGTCGAGCACGCGCATCCGGGGCTGCGCATCCGTGCCGCTTCGGTGGACGTCCCGGTGCCGCAGGTGATCAGGCTCAGCAGATACGTACGGGTGCCGTTCCGAAGACGGGCGCCCTGGTCGCGTAGGGGTGTGCTGGTGCGTGACCAGCACCGGTGTGCGTACTGCGGGCGCCGGGCGACGACCGTGGACCATGTCGTGCCGCGGTCGCACGGCGGAGGGGACACCTGGCTGAATACCGTCGCCTCGTGTGCGGAGGACAACCACCGCAAGGCGGACCGTACGCCCGAGCAGGCGGGGATGCAGCTGCTGCGGCGGCCGTTCGAGCCGACGCCGGCGGATGCGCTGCTGTCGACGCTGGGGGTGTCGGTGCGGGACGGGCTGCCGGAGTGGCTGCCGCTGCCCGCGTAG
- a CDS encoding NfeD family protein — protein MWWLIAAVGLGIPLVVTAMPEFGMLAVGAVAGAVTAGIGAGIVPQFLVFVAVSVALIAVVRPLANRHRGQSPALASGIDALKGKSATVLERVDGGTGGRIKLAGEVWSARALDGNQVYEPGQQVDVVEIEGATAVVI, from the coding sequence GTGTGGTGGCTGATCGCCGCCGTAGGGCTGGGCATTCCGCTCGTCGTGACCGCGATGCCCGAATTCGGGATGCTCGCGGTCGGTGCCGTCGCCGGTGCCGTCACCGCGGGCATCGGTGCCGGCATCGTGCCGCAATTCCTGGTGTTCGTCGCGGTATCGGTCGCGCTGATCGCCGTCGTACGTCCCCTCGCCAACCGTCATCGCGGCCAGAGTCCCGCCCTCGCCTCCGGAATCGACGCGCTGAAGGGCAAGAGCGCCACGGTCCTGGAGCGCGTCGACGGCGGGACGGGCGGCCGCATCAAACTCGCCGGCGAAGTCTGGTCGGCCCGCGCGCTCGACGGCAATCAGGTCTACGAGCCCGGCCAGCAGGTCGACGTCGTCGAGATCGAAGGCGCCACCGCCGTCGTCATCTGA
- a CDS encoding response regulator transcription factor: MRVLLVDDHQVVRRGLRTFLEVQDDIEVVGEASDGAEGIAAAEELHPDVVLMDVKMPGMDGIEALRKLRELANPARVLVVTSFTEQRTVVPALRAGAAGYVYKDIDPDALAGAIRSVHAGHVLLQPEVAGALLAQEEGNNNGSQGRGTSLTDREREVLALIADGRSNREIARALVLSEKTVKTHVSNILMKLDVADRTQAALWAVRHGIGA, translated from the coding sequence ATCCGGGTCCTGCTCGTGGACGATCACCAGGTCGTGCGCCGCGGGCTGCGGACCTTCCTGGAGGTCCAGGACGACATCGAGGTCGTGGGGGAGGCCTCCGACGGGGCCGAGGGCATCGCCGCCGCCGAGGAACTGCACCCGGACGTCGTCCTGATGGACGTCAAGATGCCCGGCATGGACGGCATCGAGGCGCTCCGCAAGCTGCGCGAACTGGCGAACCCCGCCCGGGTGCTGGTGGTGACCAGCTTCACCGAACAGCGCACCGTCGTCCCGGCGCTGCGCGCAGGCGCGGCCGGCTACGTCTACAAGGACATCGACCCGGACGCGCTGGCCGGCGCCATCCGCTCCGTCCACGCGGGCCATGTCCTGCTGCAGCCCGAGGTCGCCGGCGCACTGCTCGCCCAGGAGGAGGGCAACAACAACGGCAGCCAGGGGCGCGGGACCTCACTGACCGACCGGGAGCGCGAGGTGCTCGCCCTGATCGCGGACGGCCGCTCCAACCGCGAGATCGCCCGCGCCCTGGTGCTGTCCGAGAAGACCGTCAAGACCCATGTCTCCAACATCCTCATGAAGCTCGACGTCGCCGACCGCACCCAGGCCGCCCTGTGGGCCGTACGGCACGGCATCGGCGCCTGA